A region of Solanum dulcamara chromosome 7, daSolDulc1.2, whole genome shotgun sequence DNA encodes the following proteins:
- the LOC129894427 gene encoding protein phosphatase 2C 51-like, giving the protein MIDNLKGMPPATEKGCRLTALMESGGLAEVDLSHEKQPNFTGRRRLNVRRLEPPPELPENFNDFAADYGHYKKKKAESDTDEQVQVGTSGEVKKVRESLVTCLSHGSISLIGWRREMEDAVAIHPGFFSIGGSRKYDYFGVYDGHGGSRVAHACREFLHHLVIQQVLEENDEKSLNWEKVMRESFRKMDEKVNEKGAEMATIGSTAVVAVVGEEEFIVANCGDSRAVLSRAGVALPLSIDHKPDRPDELDRIENSGGKVINWNGQRVLGVLSTSRSIGDMYLKPYVIPDPEVVVSKRSDEDEFIILASDGLWDIIPNDVACDITRRCLNGQTIRRCDQQSKSDKIDDQSSEGIKGSLAARAATFLAELAIGRGSRDNISVIVVELNRSMCSSTD; this is encoded by the exons ATGATTGATAACCTTAAAGGTATGCCGCCGGCAACTGAAAAAGGTTGCCGGCTAACGGCGTTGATGGAGTCCGGTGGACTAGCAGAAGTAGATCTGAGTCATGAGAAGCAGCCAAATTTCACTGGCCGTAGGCGATTGAATGTACGTCGGTTGGAACCGCCGCCTGAGCTACCGGAAAATTTCAATGACTTCGCCGCTGATTACGGGCATTACAAGAAGAAAAAAGCAGAAAGTGATACTGATGAGCAAGTTCAAGTAGGGACATCTGGTGAAGTGAAAAAAGTAAGGGAGAGCTTGGTCACGTGCTTGTCACATGGATCGATATCGTTGATCGGCTGGAGAAGGGAAATGGAAGATGCAGTGGCGATTCATCCTGGATTTTTCAGTATAGGCGGCAGCAGGAAGTATGATTATTTCGGTGTTTACGACGGGCATGGAGGCTCACGTGTAGCGCACGCGTGCCGTGAGTTTTTGCACCATTTGGTGATACAGCAAGTTTTGGAAGAAAATGATGAGAAGAGTCTTAATTGGGAGAAAGTGATGAGGGAGAGTTTCCGTAAGATGGACGAAAAGGTGAACGAGAAAGGGGCGGAGATGGCGACGATAGGATCAACGGCGGTGGTAGCGGTGGTGGGAGAGGAGGAATTTATTGTTGCGAATTGTGGAGATTCAAGAGCTGTGCTTTCACGTGCTGGAGTTGCCTTACCCTTGTCTATTGATCATAAG CCTGACAGACCTGATGAGCTGGATAGAATCGAAAATTCAGGTGGGAAAGTCATAAATTGGAATGGACAAAGAGTTTTAGGAGTTCTTTCTACTTCAAGATCCATAG GTGATATGTACCTCAAACCGTACGTGATACCAGATCCTGAAGTTGTAGTTAGCAAAAGAAGTGATGAAGATGAATTCATAATACTTGCAAGTGATGGTCTATGGGATATCATTCCAAATGATGTTGCGTGTGACATTACAAGAAGATGCTTGAATGGTCAAACGATCAGGAGGTGCGACCAACAAAGCAAATCCGATAAGATTGATGATCAGTCAAGTGAAGGCATCAAAGGAAGTCTTGCAGCACGGGCAGCTACCTTCCTTGCAGAGTTAGCAATTGGTCGGGGTAGTAGGGATAACATCAGTGTAATTGTGGTCGAGTTGAATAGATCTATGTGTTCATCCACTGACTGA
- the LOC129894428 gene encoding spermine synthase, translating to MDGKENNVNGSNEVVIPKCCLKARVYDPQLESNCHSTVVSGWFSEPRLSSDEKERVLYFNNPMWPGEAHSLKVEKILFKGKSEFQEVLVFESASYGKVLVLDGIVQLTEKDECAYQEMIAHLPLCSIKSPKKVLVVGGGDGGVLREISRHSSVELIDICEIDKMVIDVSKKYFPDLAIGFEDPRVNLHVGDAVEFLKNTPEGKYDAIIVDSSDPVGPAIELVERPFFATIARALRPGGVLCNMAESMWLHTHLIQDMISICRETFSSVHYAWTSVPTYPSGVIGFLLCSTEGPSVDFKHPVNPIERLEGALQHQRELKFYNSEMHEAAFALPCFLRREVRCLRGSPRSA from the exons ATGGATGGGAAGGAGAATAATGTTAATGGTTCAAATGAAGTTGTTATTCCTAAATGTTGTTTGAAGGCTAGGGTATATGATCCTCAACTTGAATCCAATTGCCACTCCACTGTCGTTTCAGGATGGTTCTCTGAACCTCGCTTATCCTCTG ATGAAAAAGAGAGGGTATTGTACTTTAACAATCCAATGTGGCCAG GAGAAGCACATTCCCTGAAAGTAGAAAAGATTTTATTCAAGGGAAAGTCAGAATTCCAGGAGGTTTTGGTTTTTGAG TCTGCATCCTATGGGAAAGTTCTAGTGCTAGATGGCATTGTTCAGTTGACCGAGAAAGATGAATGTGCCTATCAGGAGATGATAGCCCATCTTCCTCTCTGTTCAATCAAATCTCCTAAGAAG GTTCTGGTTGTTGGGGGTGGTGATGGTGGAGTTCTAAGGGAAATTTCTCGACACAGCTCTGTGGAGCTGATTGATATTTGTGAGATTGATAAAATGGTTATCGAT GTCAGTAAAAAATATTTCCCGGATTTGGCTATTGGCTTTGAGGATCCTCGTGTCAATCTTCATGTTGGCGATG CTGTTGAGTTTCTGAAGAACACACCTGAAGGGAAGTATGATGCTATCATAGTTGATTCATCAGATCCTGTAG GTCCTGCAATAGAGCTTGTGGAAAGACCATTCTTTGCAACAATAGCCAGGGCATTAAGGCCTGGTGGTGTACTTTGTAACATGGCAGAGAGCATGTGGCTTCATACTCATCTTATTCAGGATATGATCTCAATTTGCCGTGAAACATTTAGTTCTGTTCATTATGCATGGACCAGTGTTCCTACATATCCTAG CGGTGTTATTGGGTTTCTTCTGTGCTCGACTGAGGGACCATCTGTTGATTTTAAGCATCCTGTTAATCCTATTGAGAGGTTAGAGGGCGCTCTTCAGCATCAGAGGGAACTTAAGTTTTACAATTCTGAG ATGCATGAAGCTGCTTTTGCATTGCCGTGCTTTTTAAGGAGGGAGGTGAGGTGTCTCCGTGGCAGCCCACGTTCTGCTTGA